A single window of Falco peregrinus isolate bFalPer1 chromosome 11, bFalPer1.pri, whole genome shotgun sequence DNA harbors:
- the LOC101917779 gene encoding ankyrin repeat domain-containing protein 9-like, with protein sequence MASNQASLQDDQSRHCKFLSYMFYQAVRDHKPVWMLEDMRTMEYFYWEENASLRTYSPSEALLYAVVHNHLPYAQYLLSHFPEEALKVPGEHFCYCPSSAPHLAMAVTYDRRDILALIIKIAHKLPSLNSYINRTGCFHLEDGKTPLHLACELLRSETVLILLGNGASPRIEDSKGLTPLDVILEQMWDSKVNVASKKLCLDYLLLFMPNPQFKMRKVLQEHPDHWTALLGEDKFNSLVGNTPASLYLQAMQTILQTLPPSHFPKSIQELPIPQALKPLPSYGKKLPTKNVVNVFP encoded by the coding sequence ATGGCCAGCAACCAGGCCAGCCTGCAGGATGATCAGAGCAGGCACTGCAAGTTCCTATCCTATATGTTCTACCAGGCTGTGAGAGATCACAAGCCTGTGTGGATGCTGGAAGACATGAGAACTATGGAGTATTTTTACTGGGAGGAAAATGCCAGCCTAAGAACCTACTCACCTTCAGAAGCCCTTCTCTATGCAGTGGTGCATAACCACCTGCCTTATGCTCAGTATCTGCTGTCTCATTTTCCAGAGGAGGCTCTCAAGGTGCCTGGGGAACACTTCTGCTACTGCCCATCCTCTGCTCCTCACTTGGCCATGGCGGTCACATATGACAGGAGAGATATCTTGGCGCTGATCATCAAAATCGCACACAAGCTCCCCAGCTTGAACTCCTACATCAACAGGACTGGTTGCTTTCATCTGGAAGATGGGAAAACCCCTCTGCACCTTGCCTGTGAACTGTTGAGGTCAGAGACAGTCCTCATCCTCCTCGGGAATGGAGCTTCTCCCAGGATAGAGGACAGTAAAGGGCTTACCCCTCTGGACGTCATCCTGGAGCAGATGTGGGACTCCAAAGTCAATGTGGCATCAAAGAAGCTCTGCCTCGACTACCTCTTGCTCTTCATGCCCAACCCCCAGTTTAAGATGCGGAAAGTTCTGCAGGAGCATCCAGACCACTGGACAGCTTTGCTGGGGGAAGACAAATTCAACAGCCTGGTTGGGAACACACCTGCTTCTTTATATCTGCAAGCTATGCAAACTATTCTCCAGactcttcccccctcccactTCCCTAAAAGCATCCAGGAACTACCTATACCTCAGGCACTAAAGCCCTTACCATCCTATGGCAAAAAGCTACCGACAAAAAATGTGGTAAATGTTTTTCCTTGA